One window of Botrimarina mediterranea genomic DNA carries:
- a CDS encoding DUF1598 domain-containing protein: MRMTLPHSTDTLGLGTLGLGTLAKAKLSRGFVSALLVALLMCAPSCLAQMGGGMGGGMGGGGMGGGMGGGGMGGGMGGGGMGGGMGGGMGGGGGGGLGGGGGGGGGLGSGVIVDANGVLHRASVSDPGGQLARQRVAEAMNRLQGDLAKPSQLRKVSLTKLEAELAKQIAAGQQPSDDIQKLAGLTRIDFVFCYPETNEIIIAGPAEPWAITPAGRPQGVKTGAPILELRDLVTAMRAFGPETASNNSPLIYCSIDPTEEGLARMQQFLARVGSPNPNVIAGQLQQALGHQEITVGGVPANTHFAQVLVEADYRMKLIGIGLEKADAPINSYVSRVNPAFVSKNALQRWYFVPDYQRIKATDDGLAMEMVGEGVRLVGEDEVVSKDGGRRQLGTNNRASNLFVKEFTENYAKLAKANPVYAQLRNCIDMAVAAAFMKQHDLFTKAGWSMGVLADESKYAVETENAPQKVASAVNALWKGRTLMTPIGGGVMIRPTEALAAANVKLDEDGKLAIERNTVVEAAKTSDNWWWD, from the coding sequence ATGCGCATGACCCTGCCCCACTCGACTGACACGCTCGGCCTTGGCACGCTCGGCCTTGGCACGCTCGCCAAAGCCAAGCTCAGCCGCGGATTCGTCTCGGCACTACTCGTCGCCCTCCTGATGTGCGCCCCGTCGTGCCTCGCCCAGATGGGCGGCGGTATGGGTGGCGGCATGGGCGGGGGAGGTATGGGCGGCGGCATGGGCGGCGGTGGCATGGGTGGCGGCATGGGCGGCGGTGGTATGGGCGGCGGCATGGGCGGCGGCATGGGCGGCGGTGGTGGCGGCGGCCTTGGCGGCGGTGGAGGTGGCGGCGGTGGCCTCGGCTCGGGCGTCATCGTCGACGCCAACGGTGTGCTCCATCGCGCCAGCGTTTCCGACCCCGGCGGCCAACTCGCCCGGCAGCGCGTCGCCGAAGCGATGAACCGTCTGCAGGGCGACCTCGCCAAGCCGAGCCAGCTCCGCAAGGTCTCGCTCACCAAGCTCGAAGCCGAACTCGCCAAGCAGATCGCCGCGGGCCAGCAGCCTAGCGACGACATCCAAAAGCTCGCCGGCCTGACCCGGATCGACTTTGTCTTCTGCTACCCCGAGACGAATGAGATCATCATCGCCGGCCCCGCCGAGCCGTGGGCCATCACGCCTGCCGGCCGTCCGCAGGGCGTCAAGACCGGCGCGCCGATCCTCGAACTGCGTGACCTCGTCACCGCGATGCGCGCGTTCGGTCCGGAAACGGCTTCGAACAATTCGCCGCTGATCTACTGCTCGATCGACCCGACCGAGGAAGGCCTCGCCCGGATGCAGCAGTTTTTGGCCCGCGTCGGTTCGCCCAACCCGAACGTGATCGCCGGGCAGCTCCAGCAAGCGCTCGGCCACCAAGAGATCACCGTCGGCGGCGTCCCCGCCAACACGCACTTCGCCCAGGTGCTGGTCGAGGCCGACTACCGCATGAAGCTGATCGGCATCGGCCTGGAGAAGGCCGACGCACCGATCAACAGCTACGTCAGCCGCGTGAACCCGGCCTTCGTCAGCAAGAACGCATTGCAGCGTTGGTACTTCGTCCCCGACTACCAACGCATCAAGGCGACCGATGACGGCCTGGCGATGGAGATGGTCGGCGAAGGCGTCCGTCTCGTCGGCGAAGACGAAGTCGTCTCGAAGGACGGCGGCCGTCGCCAGCTCGGCACCAACAACCGCGCGAGCAACCTGTTCGTGAAGGAGTTCACCGAGAACTACGCGAAGCTCGCGAAGGCGAACCCCGTCTACGCCCAGCTCCGCAACTGCATCGACATGGCGGTCGCCGCCGCGTTTATGAAGCAGCACGACCTGTTTACGAAGGCCGGCTGGTCGATGGGCGTGCTCGCCGACGAGTCAAAGTACGCGGTCGAGACCGAGAACGCCCCGCAGAAGGTCGCCTCGGCAGTGAACGCCCTCTGGAAGGGCCGGACCCTGATGACCCCGATCGGCGGCGGCGTCATGATCCGCCCCACCGAAGCCCTCGCCGCGGCCAACGTCAAGCTCGACGAAGACGGCAAGCTGGCGATCGAACGCAACACGGTGGTCGAAGCCGCAAAGACGAGCGACAACTGGTGGTGGGACTGA
- a CDS encoding FecR family protein encodes MLRTLIWMTIAVSAATSSADELPQIQDTPKTIDPARILSELLTKPVSGDFTESSLRELVEWLRDRNGLSVLVHERALNDAGVSLAEPLSDRIDNQPLYLLLNRLQQIEVAWYMEKGMLHLTSEEEVLTRIVTQAYNVSDLIDSGIDVDSLIDTIVSTIAADTWAENGGGEGEIRAIGDVLFVSQNDRVLSQVAALLEALRSHGRQTMVGEPSLHEKIREQLSKSVSIDFNDTPLLDAVAELAAKSEIDIRLDRPALADIRLRDREPVTLTLSDRPVGTVLQAMLRELELDWVIDSGVLQVTSMEREEAQLKVAVYDVRDLCRDRNEAEALIEAITAQTDSASWAENGGGEADIRSASPGTLVVSQREQTHVELLALLEAYREALRSSKPRVAPDDGDELTTVYYRTYTGVASDLVKLIPEMVAPDTWGGEGDAETWIVMATSEPRIIQTNEKAVSHEVKQSTLIVRNKRRVQGEIAKFIRRVESGDQYNTMETPKSGGLGGGGGGFGGGFFSVPFTVE; translated from the coding sequence ATGCTTCGCACGCTTATCTGGATGACCATTGCGGTGTCAGCGGCAACCTCGTCGGCCGATGAACTGCCACAGATCCAAGACACGCCGAAGACCATCGATCCCGCACGAATCCTGTCGGAACTTTTAACGAAGCCCGTTAGTGGCGACTTTACGGAGTCGTCGTTACGAGAGCTGGTCGAGTGGCTCCGCGATAGGAACGGGCTCTCCGTCCTCGTTCACGAGCGGGCCCTCAATGACGCTGGCGTCTCGCTGGCCGAGCCCCTCAGCGACCGGATCGACAATCAGCCGCTGTACTTACTGCTGAACCGCTTGCAGCAGATCGAAGTTGCTTGGTACATGGAGAAGGGAATGCTCCACCTGACTTCCGAGGAAGAAGTTCTCACCCGCATCGTCACGCAGGCCTACAACGTCAGCGATCTGATCGACTCCGGAATCGACGTAGATTCATTGATTGATACGATCGTCTCGACGATCGCGGCGGACACATGGGCCGAAAACGGCGGCGGCGAGGGCGAGATCCGGGCGATCGGCGACGTGCTGTTCGTCAGCCAAAACGACCGTGTGCTGAGCCAAGTCGCCGCGTTGCTTGAGGCCCTGCGTAGCCACGGCCGCCAGACGATGGTGGGCGAGCCATCGCTGCACGAGAAAATCCGTGAGCAACTCAGCAAATCGGTGAGTATCGACTTCAACGACACGCCGTTGCTGGACGCCGTTGCCGAGCTCGCCGCCAAGTCGGAGATCGACATCCGTTTGGACCGTCCGGCGCTCGCCGACATCCGACTGCGCGACCGCGAGCCCGTCACGCTAACCCTGAGTGACCGCCCGGTAGGCACTGTCCTCCAGGCGATGCTACGTGAACTCGAACTCGATTGGGTGATCGACAGCGGCGTGCTCCAGGTGACGAGCATGGAGCGAGAAGAAGCACAACTCAAGGTCGCTGTCTACGACGTTCGTGATCTCTGCCGTGACAGGAACGAGGCCGAAGCTCTCATCGAAGCGATCACTGCGCAGACGGACTCCGCCAGTTGGGCCGAGAACGGCGGCGGCGAAGCCGATATCCGTAGCGCTTCCCCCGGAACGCTCGTCGTTTCGCAGCGCGAGCAGACTCACGTCGAGTTGCTCGCTCTGCTTGAGGCCTACCGCGAAGCTCTGCGGTCGTCTAAGCCTCGCGTAGCGCCCGATGATGGCGACGAACTGACAACGGTTTATTACCGAACCTACACCGGCGTCGCGTCCGACCTCGTCAAGCTCATACCAGAGATGGTGGCGCCGGACACCTGGGGTGGTGAGGGCGACGCCGAGACTTGGATTGTGATGGCGACCTCCGAGCCTCGGATTATACAGACGAACGAAAAGGCCGTTTCGCACGAAGTGAAACAGTCCACTCTGATTGTCCGGAACAAGCGGCGCGTACAAGGTGAGATCGCCAAGTTCATTCGCCGCGTCGAGTCCGGCGACCAATACAACACGATGGAGACCCCTAAGAGTGGCGGACTCGGCGGCGGTGGTGGCGGTTTCGGTGGTGGATTCTTCTCCGTTCCCTTCACGGTCGAGTGA